In Allomuricauda ruestringensis DSM 13258, the following proteins share a genomic window:
- the ychF gene encoding redox-regulated ATPase YchF, with the protein MKAGIVGLPNVGKSTLFNCLSNAKAQSANFPFCTIEPNIGVVNVPDQRLEKLEELVNPERVLPATVEIVDIAGLVKGASKGEGLGNQFLGNIRETDAILHVLRCFDNDNVVHVDGSVDPIRDKETIDMELQLKDLESVEKKLDKVKRAAKTGNKEAQKEEAVLSALKEGLEAGKSVRAIEISEDGREEFVKPLQLITDKPVMYVCNVDESSAVDGNAYVEKVKEAVSDENAEVIFLAVGTEADITELESYEERQMFLEDIGLSEPGSAKLIRGAYRLLELDTYFTAGEKEVRAWTIPVGATAPQAAGVIHTDFEKGFIRAEVIAYDDYVKYGSEAKVKEAGRMRVEGKEYIVKDGDVMHFRFNV; encoded by the coding sequence ATGAAAGCAGGTATTGTAGGATTGCCCAACGTAGGAAAATCAACACTTTTTAACTGTTTGTCCAATGCAAAGGCACAAAGTGCCAACTTCCCTTTTTGTACCATAGAACCCAATATTGGTGTGGTGAACGTGCCCGACCAACGCTTGGAGAAATTGGAAGAATTGGTGAATCCCGAACGTGTTCTTCCAGCTACTGTGGAAATTGTGGACATTGCCGGTTTGGTAAAAGGTGCCAGCAAAGGAGAGGGACTTGGAAACCAGTTTTTGGGGAATATTCGCGAAACCGATGCTATTCTGCACGTACTTCGCTGTTTTGATAATGACAATGTGGTTCATGTCGATGGTTCGGTAGACCCAATTCGGGACAAGGAGACCATTGATATGGAATTGCAGCTAAAGGATTTGGAAAGTGTTGAGAAAAAGCTGGATAAAGTAAAGCGTGCAGCCAAAACAGGCAATAAAGAAGCCCAAAAGGAAGAAGCGGTACTTTCTGCACTAAAAGAAGGTCTGGAAGCCGGAAAATCGGTCAGAGCCATTGAAATTAGCGAAGATGGCCGGGAAGAATTTGTAAAACCATTGCAGTTGATCACGGACAAGCCCGTAATGTATGTTTGTAATGTAGATGAAAGCTCAGCCGTTGATGGCAATGCATATGTTGAAAAAGTAAAAGAAGCTGTGTCCGATGAAAATGCAGAGGTTATTTTTTTAGCTGTGGGCACTGAGGCCGATATCACCGAATTGGAATCTTACGAAGAGCGCCAAATGTTCTTGGAAGATATCGGACTTTCCGAACCAGGTTCCGCCAAATTGATTCGTGGAGCCTACAGATTACTCGAATTGGATACTTATTTCACTGCTGGAGAAAAAGAAGTCCGCGCGTGGACCATTCCTGTTGGGGCCACGGCACCACAAGCTGCAGGTGTTATCCATACCGATTTTGAAAAAGGCTTTATCCGTGCCGAGGTCATTGCTTACGACGATTACGTAAAATATGGCAGCGAAGCCAAAGTAAAAGAAGCTGGCCGTATGCGCGTAGAAGGCAAAGAATACATTGTTAAGGACGGTGATGTGATGCACTTTAGGTTTAATGTGTAG
- a CDS encoding DMT family transporter: protein MSSKSLGILYGVLGVVLFSSKAVMVKLAYRYDVDTLDLLLFRMLFSLPFYVFILFLIRKKSSKTTIVARDYAWLFLFGFVGYYLASYFDFLGLNYIKAGLERIILFVYPTIVVFLTWLIFRKKITRVQFVAILITYLGVLITFWDELDITGNKVLLGGFLVLLSAITYASYLVGSGWLIPKFGVLRFTCYAMIVSTICIVIHYLVAGNWEFANYPWPVYAYGLAMAIFATLIPSFLVSAAIERLGASNFSILGSLGPISTILLAFVFLDEKLTNWQLVGMLIVIFGVTYLSIQGKKRANG from the coding sequence ATGTCCAGTAAAAGCTTGGGAATTTTATACGGTGTTTTGGGGGTAGTACTGTTCTCCTCCAAGGCCGTTATGGTGAAACTGGCTTACCGTTACGATGTGGACACCTTGGATTTACTACTGTTTCGGATGCTGTTTTCCCTACCGTTCTATGTTTTTATTCTCTTTTTGATTCGAAAAAAATCGTCAAAAACAACAATTGTTGCCAGAGATTATGCATGGCTCTTTCTTTTTGGCTTTGTCGGTTATTATTTGGCCAGTTATTTTGATTTTTTGGGACTGAATTACATCAAGGCGGGATTGGAGCGTATCATTTTATTTGTGTACCCTACCATTGTCGTATTTCTTACCTGGTTGATTTTTAGGAAAAAAATAACTCGGGTTCAATTTGTTGCTATTCTTATCACCTATCTAGGTGTGCTCATTACTTTTTGGGATGAATTGGACATCACGGGAAACAAAGTGTTGTTAGGCGGATTTTTGGTTTTGTTGAGCGCCATAACTTATGCCTCTTATTTAGTGGGCAGTGGTTGGTTGATTCCTAAATTCGGAGTGCTTCGATTTACCTGCTACGCGATGATCGTATCCACCATTTGTATTGTGATACATTATTTGGTGGCGGGCAACTGGGAATTTGCGAATTACCCATGGCCAGTGTACGCTTATGGTTTGGCCATGGCCATTTTTGCCACTTTGATTCCATCCTTTTTGGTTTCAGCCGCAATCGAAAGACTGGGAGCTTCCAATTTTTCAATTTTGGGAAGTTTGGGACCCATTTCCACGATTTTGCTTGCCTTTGTGTTTTTGGACGAAAAACTCACGAATTGGCAGTTGGTTGGAATGTTGATTGTTATTTTTGGAGTGACATATCTATCAATCCAAGGAAAAAAGCGGGCTAACGGCTGA
- a CDS encoding DNA topoisomerase IV subunit B: protein MADTQYTEDNIRSLDWKEHIRMRPGMYIGKLGDGSSADDGIYILLKEVLDNSIDEFVMGAGKTIEITIKENTVHVRDYGRGIPLGKVVDVVSKMNTGGKYDTRAFKKSVGLNGVGTKAVNALSSYFRVESNRDGQSKSAEFETGNLVNEELLEESSRRKGTKVSFTPDESIFKKYKYRNEYVERMLKYYVYLNPGLTIVFNGEKFHSDNGLKDLLEDNNNEEDFLYPVIHLKGDDIEVAMTHSKTQYSEEYHSFVNGQHTTQGGTHQSAFREAIVKTIRDFYGKNYDASDVRKSIISAVSIKVMEPVFESQTKTKLGSTDMGGDLPTVRTYINDFIGTHLDNYLHKNQATADVLQKKIVQAEKERKELSGIRKLARDRAKKASLHNKKLRDCRVHLQDMKKDRRLETTLFITEGDSASGSITKSRDVNTQAVFSLRGKPLNSYGMSKKIVYENEEFNLLQAALNIEDSMEELRYNNIVIATDADVDGMHIRLLLITFFLQFFPELIKENHLYILQTPLFRVRNKKETIYCYSDEERRNAIEKLTGKPEITRFKGLGEISPDEFKNFIGDDIRLEPVMLDKAMSIDALLKFYMGKNTPDRQEFIINNLKVELDLVEENQLQPK from the coding sequence ATGGCAGACACCCAATATACTGAGGATAATATCCGTTCGCTGGACTGGAAGGAGCATATTCGTATGCGTCCAGGAATGTACATTGGAAAATTGGGCGACGGTTCCTCTGCGGATGATGGTATTTATATTCTCTTAAAAGAAGTTCTCGATAACTCCATCGATGAATTTGTGATGGGAGCCGGGAAGACCATCGAAATCACTATAAAGGAAAATACCGTTCACGTACGCGATTACGGTCGTGGCATTCCGCTGGGAAAAGTGGTGGACGTTGTTTCCAAAATGAACACAGGTGGTAAATACGATACCCGGGCCTTTAAAAAATCTGTAGGACTGAACGGGGTAGGTACCAAAGCTGTGAATGCACTTTCCTCTTATTTTAGGGTAGAATCCAACCGGGACGGGCAATCCAAGTCAGCAGAGTTTGAGACAGGAAATTTGGTCAACGAAGAACTTTTGGAGGAATCTTCCCGAAGAAAGGGGACCAAGGTGAGTTTCACTCCAGATGAATCCATCTTTAAAAAATACAAATACCGCAATGAGTATGTGGAACGCATGCTCAAATACTACGTTTACCTGAATCCTGGGTTGACCATCGTTTTCAATGGCGAAAAATTCCATTCGGATAATGGCCTAAAGGATTTGTTGGAGGACAACAACAACGAAGAAGACTTTTTATATCCGGTAATTCATCTCAAAGGCGATGATATTGAAGTGGCGATGACCCACAGCAAAACCCAGTATAGTGAGGAGTACCATTCTTTTGTGAATGGACAGCACACCACACAAGGAGGAACACATCAATCCGCATTTAGGGAAGCTATCGTGAAAACCATTCGTGATTTCTACGGTAAAAACTACGATGCTTCCGATGTTCGTAAATCCATCATATCCGCAGTTTCCATCAAAGTAATGGAGCCCGTATTCGAGAGCCAGACCAAGACCAAATTGGGTTCTACCGATATGGGGGGCGATCTGCCCACTGTCCGCACCTATATCAATGATTTTATAGGGACACATTTGGACAACTACCTCCATAAGAACCAAGCAACTGCCGATGTTCTTCAAAAGAAAATTGTTCAGGCCGAGAAAGAACGTAAAGAACTCTCAGGGATTCGAAAATTGGCCAGAGACCGTGCCAAGAAAGCCAGTCTTCACAATAAAAAGCTACGAGATTGCCGCGTCCATCTACAGGACATGAAAAAAGATCGACGCTTGGAGACCACCTTGTTTATTACCGAAGGGGATTCCGCATCGGGTTCCATTACCAAATCCCGCGATGTAAATACCCAGGCCGTATTCAGCCTACGAGGTAAACCGTTGAACTCCTATGGAATGTCCAAAAAGATTGTATACGAGAACGAGGAGTTCAATTTGTTGCAAGCGGCACTTAACATCGAGGATTCTATGGAAGAGCTGCGATACAACAATATTGTAATCGCTACGGATGCCGATGTGGACGGAATGCACATTCGCCTATTGCTGATTACCTTCTTTTTGCAATTTTTCCCGGAATTGATCAAAGAAAACCACTTATATATTCTTCAAACCCCATTATTTAGGGTGCGCAATAAAAAAGAAACCATTTATTGTTACAGTGATGAAGAGCGAAGAAATGCTATTGAAAAACTTACCGGGAAACCAGAAATTACCCGATTTAAGGGATTGGGTGAAATTTCTCCGGATGAGTTTAAAAATTTTATAGGTGATGATATCCGTTTGGAACCTGTTATGCTGGACAAGGCGATGAGCATAGATGCCCTGTTGAAATTTTATATGGGGAAAAATACGCCGGATAGACAGGAATTCATTATCAACAACCTTAAGGTGGAACTTGACCTTGTTGAAGAAAACCAACTGCAACCCAAATAA
- a CDS encoding DNA gyrase/topoisomerase IV subunit A: MEENEELNDESLENQDESQDSLIKVTGMYKDWFLDYASYVILERAVPAIEDGFKPVQRRIMHALKELDDGRYNKVANVVGHTMQYHPHGDASIADAMVQIGQKDLLIDTQGNWGNILTGDGAAAPRYIEARLSKFALEVVYSPKITEWQLSYDGRKKEPVNLPVKFPLLLAQGAEGIAVGLSTKILPHNFNELIDASIKHLKGKRFTIYPDFPTAGIIDITNYNDGMRGGKIRVRAKISTLDKNTLVINEIPYGTNTSSLIDSILKANDKGKIKIKKIEDNTAAEVEILVHLPNGISPDKTIDALYAFTACESSISPLGCVIEDNKPLFIGIKEMLERSTDNTVELLKAELEIQLDELEEQWHFSSLERIFIENRIYREIEEEETWEGVIEAIDKGLKPHITHLKREVTKEDIVRLTEIRIKRISKFDLDKAQQLIESLEDKIAQTKHHLEHLVDYAITYFKELKKKYGAGRERKSEIKIFDDIEATKVVIRNTKLYVNRKEGFIGTSLKRDEYVTDCSDIDDIIVFTEKGEMMVTKVDSKVFVGKNIIHVAVFKKKDKRTTYNMIYKLMKGGPSYIKRFNVTSMTRDKIYQLAGDKPSAEVLYFSANPNGEAEVVTVMLRQSGSIKKLKWDLDFSDVLIKGRGSKGNLVTKYAVKRIELKEKGVSTLKPRKIWFDDVVSRLNVDGRGELLGEFRGDDLLLVIDQKGIVKTIPPDLLTRFNDDMIVLEKWNPDKPISVVHYVGDKDRFYLKRFLVESPNKEEVVISEDSKSYLELVSTDWRPMLEIEFVKPRGKDPKPNQEINVEDFIAVKGIKALGNQLTPEKVKNINILDPLPYEEPEEQKTEDIEVVDEEQINNNDNEIETKNDSSDQTTLF; this comes from the coding sequence ATGGAAGAAAATGAAGAACTGAACGATGAGAGTTTAGAGAACCAAGACGAGTCCCAAGACAGCCTGATCAAGGTAACGGGGATGTACAAGGATTGGTTTTTGGATTATGCTTCATACGTAATATTGGAGCGTGCCGTTCCTGCTATCGAAGATGGATTTAAGCCCGTGCAGCGCAGGATTATGCACGCACTAAAGGAGCTTGACGATGGCCGATACAACAAAGTGGCCAACGTAGTCGGACACACCATGCAGTACCACCCGCACGGAGATGCCAGTATTGCCGATGCCATGGTCCAAATTGGGCAAAAGGATTTGCTGATCGACACCCAAGGTAACTGGGGTAACATTTTAACAGGTGACGGAGCAGCTGCACCACGTTATATAGAAGCGCGACTTTCCAAGTTTGCCCTGGAAGTAGTTTACAGCCCAAAAATTACCGAGTGGCAACTTTCTTATGATGGCAGAAAAAAAGAACCCGTTAATTTACCCGTTAAATTTCCGCTTCTTTTGGCCCAAGGAGCCGAGGGGATTGCGGTAGGTCTTTCCACAAAAATACTTCCGCACAACTTTAATGAGTTGATCGATGCTTCCATAAAGCATTTAAAAGGCAAACGTTTTACAATTTATCCCGACTTTCCAACCGCGGGAATCATTGATATCACGAATTACAATGATGGGATGCGAGGTGGAAAAATCAGGGTGAGGGCAAAAATATCGACCTTGGACAAAAATACCTTGGTGATCAACGAAATACCTTATGGCACCAATACTTCCTCTTTAATTGACTCCATCTTAAAGGCTAATGATAAGGGGAAAATCAAAATAAAAAAGATTGAGGACAATACGGCTGCCGAAGTAGAGATTTTGGTGCATTTGCCCAACGGTATCTCTCCCGATAAAACCATTGATGCCCTCTATGCGTTTACGGCGTGCGAATCCTCCATATCCCCGCTGGGATGTGTAATTGAAGACAACAAGCCCTTGTTTATCGGCATTAAGGAGATGCTTGAAAGATCCACAGACAATACGGTGGAACTACTTAAAGCAGAACTTGAAATACAACTGGACGAGTTGGAGGAGCAATGGCACTTTTCTTCCTTGGAACGAATTTTTATAGAGAACAGGATTTATCGCGAAATTGAGGAGGAGGAAACCTGGGAAGGTGTAATCGAAGCCATAGACAAAGGCTTGAAGCCACACATCACGCATTTAAAAAGAGAAGTAACCAAGGAAGACATTGTACGACTGACCGAAATCCGAATCAAGCGAATTTCAAAGTTTGATCTGGACAAGGCACAGCAACTTATTGAAAGTTTAGAAGATAAGATTGCCCAGACCAAGCACCACTTGGAGCATTTGGTAGATTACGCCATTACTTATTTTAAGGAACTTAAAAAGAAATACGGTGCTGGTCGGGAGCGCAAATCAGAAATAAAGATTTTTGATGATATTGAAGCCACCAAAGTGGTCATTAGAAACACCAAACTTTATGTAAACCGCAAAGAAGGCTTTATTGGCACCTCTTTAAAGCGAGATGAATACGTTACCGATTGTAGTGATATCGACGATATTATTGTTTTTACGGAGAAAGGGGAGATGATGGTGACCAAAGTGGACTCCAAGGTGTTTGTTGGAAAAAACATTATCCATGTGGCCGTTTTCAAAAAGAAGGACAAGCGCACCACCTACAACATGATCTACAAACTCATGAAAGGTGGGCCAAGCTACATCAAAAGGTTCAACGTCACTAGCATGACCAGGGATAAAATTTATCAACTGGCCGGGGATAAGCCCTCTGCAGAAGTACTTTATTTTTCTGCAAACCCAAATGGTGAAGCCGAGGTGGTCACTGTAATGTTGCGCCAATCAGGAAGCATTAAAAAACTGAAGTGGGACTTGGATTTTTCCGACGTACTCATCAAGGGAAGAGGTTCCAAAGGAAATTTAGTCACCAAATATGCCGTAAAACGCATCGAACTAAAAGAAAAAGGCGTATCTACACTTAAACCAAGAAAAATTTGGTTCGACGATGTGGTAAGTCGCCTTAATGTGGATGGAAGAGGGGAGTTGCTCGGTGAATTCAGGGGAGACGACCTATTGTTGGTAATAGACCAGAAAGGGATTGTAAAAACCATTCCGCCAGATTTACTGACAAGATTTAATGACGACATGATCGTGTTGGAAAAATGGAATCCTGACAAGCCTATTTCGGTGGTGCACTACGTGGGCGACAAGGACCGTTTTTACTTGAAAAGGTTCTTGGTGGAAAGCCCCAACAAGGAAGAGGTAGTGATTTCCGAAGATTCAAAATCCTATTTGGAGCTTGTTTCCACTGACTGGAGACCCATGTTGGAAATTGAATTTGTTAAGCCCAGAGGCAAGGACCCCAAACCAAACCAAGAAATTAATGTGGAAGATTTTATTGCTGTAAAAGGAATAAAAGCACTTGGAAACCAGCTTACTCCGGAAAAAGTGAAAAATATAAATATTTTGGACCCCTTACCTTACGAGGAACCCGAGGAACAAAAAACCGAAGACATTGAAGTAGTGGATGAAGAACAAATAAATAATAATGATAATGAAATAGAGACCAAGAATGACAGTTCAGACCAAACCACTTTGTTTTGA